The region TCAGCCGGCGAGTCACGTTGATGTGGCGGGCGTAGGGGTACTCGAGGGTACTCAACAGGACGGCAGAGACTTGCGGGTCTGTGGTCCCAATGCGGTTGCCGATCAGCGACAGTTCGGTATCGAGCTCGTCGACGAGCGCGAGCAGGTCCGCCCTGGCTCGCTCGTCCCCGGTCGAGTTCTCGGAGGCCCGGAGCGATTCCGTTTGGGTGTGGATCGCCCCGATAACGTACTCGAGGAACGGCTTGAGTCCGGCCGGGCTCACACCCTCATCCACGAGTTCCTCCAGTTCGATCTGGAACTCGATGGACTCCTCCATGCGTGCCAGTTTGACCTGGAGCGGAGCGAACTCCTGGGCGAGGGCCGCAGTGTTGATCGAGAGCACGACCGAAACGAAGAGAATGAGTCCACCGAGCAGCGTGTTGAACAGGGTCTGGACCGCTCGCGTCTCCGTAACGAGTCGTTCCATCTCGAACTCCCAGAGGGTTCCGACGACCAGTAGCGCCACCAGAATGACGATCGTCGTGACGAGTGCGAGCACCCGCCGATCGCCATACAGGACAATCCATCGAACCACCCAGGTGACGGCATCGTCGGGGTCGCCCCCTGAAGAGTCGGAATCTGCTCCCGTGTCGGCTGAGTCCGTGAACCGGTTGAAAATGGATATCATCAACCCAGATGATTCGACTATGCCGGTGTGCGCTAATTACTAGTTGGCCATTAGGGGCGGTAGGATACAGATACTGCGGGAGCGCACAGAATCGATCGAACCTGCTCACTGGTCTGTTTCTGGAGGTAAGGCCTCGGCACTCACGACTCAGAATCTATCCATAGTGAATGTGTTTAGCGCGGCTGTAGACGCCGCCCAATCCGAATTCTCTACATTCTCGTACTACTCTTCGAGCAGTGGGTCCTGCGAAGGAATGTACATCCGCTTCAACGGCACTGTCGCCTGATACTCGCATTCGAGGTTGTCGTCGTGATGAATTTCGCTGGGTCGGGGTGGTCCTGGGCATCAGCAGATGAGCGCTACGCAACCGATTTTTTCGCGCACCTCACGGGCGAGGTGCGCATTCAGATGTCGACAACAACACGACGAAGATGGTGCTCAGTGCGGTGAAAACGACACTCGGCAAGCGACTGCAGCAGACACTCCCAACGACGGTGTGCCGACACCCTCCCTCTGAGCAGTCGGTCCTCTGCCTCGGAGACCGGACCCTCCACGGCTGTGAATGGTGTGGCGAGCTGCTGGATCGACGGCCTCACCCCCTTCCGAGCGACGACGTCCCCACCCTGGAGTACGAGACACTTCAGGAACTACGTCGTCGATGAGCTGAACGCGGGGCTATCGTCGCCAAATCAGCCCCAAAACCGTCCGATCGAGCCTGTGTATCGGCAGTCCGGGTCCACGTATCGGGTCGTTCAGCGGGCTACAAACGACGAAAACATACATACACTACAAACGCCAAACTGGAACTATGCCCATCGATATCGAGACGTTCGAGCAGAACTCGGAGTTCGACAACGGCCAGACCAATGCCGAACGGATTCTCCGGTTCCTTGCCCGGAACAACGACCGGGCGTTCGAGCGCAACGAGATCGCCGAAGCGACCGGGATGAATCCGAATACGGTGAGCGCCGTCCTCTCGCGGCTCAAGGAGCGCGGATTTGTAAGGCATAAGCCTCCGTACTGGGCAATAGCCGATGATACCGAGCGGCTCGAAAGATACAGTGGCTACGAGCGGGCGACTGCCCTGTTCAATGATCGGCTTGGCGAGGAAGACAAGGAGTTGTGGCGCGAGCACGCGTCCGACGAGCCGCATCCGAACCAGGAGAACGAGCAGTGACCGACGAGAAAACCCTCCCTGTCTTCGAGCGAGGTGACGTCGTCTACGGTGACGACCCGTTCAAAGGCGGAGAAGAGGCTCGGCCCTGGCTCGTTCTCTCGAACCTTGAGGGCCGTCCGTTCCACGGCGAGCAGTATATTCGTGGTGACCCTAACGACGAAGTCCTGGATGGACGGCCTCATCGCGATCCCCGAGACCAGTTGGCTTCGTGGTGGAACGCCGGATGAAAGCCGGATCACCCCCTGGGGTGTTCAATCGATCGACCACGGGGATATTGACTTCTGGCAGGGTCGTCTTGCCGGAGAACGTGTTGACGATGTGGTTGCTGCGCTCGTCAACGAACTCCAGTAACGGTATATCGCTCGACAGCCTCGTCGGGGGATACTGTCCCCTGCGGTTTTCTCGGGCCCCCTTATCCGAATTCCCAATTCAACGTCGGCAGCGCGTTCGCTCGGGTTCCCCTCAGGACGAGAGTGCCAAGACGACATCGCTAACGGTGAACAGGCGAAGGTCGTCTCGGCGCTCGCACGCTTCTTCTACGGACGGCTTGAAGCCGTTTCGTGAGAAAAGTGCATACTGCTCCACTCGCTCACCACCACTCCGCGGAGACCATCGGAGTTCAGAAACGTGATCTTCGAGCCTCGCTAGGGCGTCATAGCCCAGTGGCGACTGCTGGAACTTACACTCACCAGTGATCAGCGTGTCCCCAGCCGTAAGACCGACAACGTCGACCTCGTGTTCGTTGTACCACCACTGGCCTGTTTCCGTAATCGTCCGTTCAGGATAGAACGTCCGAAGTGCAGAACAACAGAGCGACTCGAACGCCTCACTAACGAAATCTGCCAGTTCCGGCTTGATCAGCGCCTCGTAGGCTTCCGCCCCGATTTCGTCATACTGTTCGCCAGTGCCGTAGACGAAGTGGAACCAGAACCGGAAGAACGGGTCGCGAATACGGTACCGACTCCGCTTGCTCCGCTCTTTCCGCTCGGTGACGGGGACATGCTGGTCGACGAGCCGGAGTCGCGACAGCCGGTTGAGGTACTTCGAGAGCTGATTGTACTCGATTCCGGTTTCGCCGGCGATCTCGTTTCTGCTCGTACTCCCCCCAGCGATTGCTTCCAGTATCGAGAAGTACCGGGTCGGCTCAGTTAGCTCCATCCGCAGGACGTAATCCGGTTCGTTATGGAGCGTCCCGTGTTGTGAGAGAACCGTCTGCTGGATGTTCTCCCCCAGCGTCGCATCCGGGCTAACCTCCTCTAAGTAGTAGGGAACACCGCCAAAGACGCCCCACGTCGACACTTG is a window of halophilic archaeon DL31 DNA encoding:
- a CDS encoding sugar-specific transcriptional regulator TrmB (KEGG: hbo:Hbor_38510 sugar-specific transcriptional regulator TrmB), with translation MPIDIETFEQNSEFDNGQTNAERILRFLARNNDRAFERNEIAEATGMNPNTVSAVLSRLKERGFVRHKPPYWAIADDTERLERYSGYERATALFNDRLGEEDKELWREHASDEPHPNQENEQ
- a CDS encoding ATPase (aaa+ superfamily) (KEGG: hbo:Hbor_13520 ATPase (aaa+ superfamily)), with product MATFVNRTEELARLRELYASEDAELAVIYGRCRLGKTALVKESLDLAENTVVYQARQKTSALQLKQFIDAAAESFPGITRIRDDWEEVLRYLAEQDAIVVLDEFPYLVEQEDSLPSVLQALFDHELDDSAATFVLVGSSISMMEEAALLGNSPLYGRSSLKLDVRQLPFCAAMEFFNDAYTPDEQVSTWGVFGGVPYYLEEVSPDATLGENIQQTVLSQHGTLHNEPDYVLRMELTEPTRYFSILEAIAGGSTSRNEIAGETGIEYNQLSKYLNRLSRLRLVDQHVPVTERKERSKRSRYRIRDPFFRFWFHFVYGTGEQYDEIGAEAYEALIKPELADFVSEAFESLCCSALRTFYPERTITETGQWWYNEHEVDVVGLTAGDTLITGECKFQQSPLGYDALARLEDHVSELRWSPRSGGERVEQYALFSRNGFKPSVEEACERRDDLRLFTVSDVVLALSS